From the genome of Scytonema hofmannii PCC 7110, one region includes:
- a CDS encoding DEAD/DEAH box helicase, translating to MTSKYLDPIAAVEQPRQDFIRYLLTAYPLRDRHLRYALKQQLEQPGTVWQHPYLEGSQPYKPASSVNSLVNQKILHPEMVPLFVPSQRPLYEHQEKAVTAVIQDKQNIVVATGTGSGKTECFLLPMLDMLLKEETEVLISGVRALILYPMNALVNDQVKRLRKLLCRQTTIKIRFGFYTSRTETKKEKALEALEQEFAAYEYKELEELFTETEIKNLKLHSREKLIDKAIEKTLKVQCLSREEIWEKPPHILVTNYSMLEHMLIRPKERNEIFGVSTSTFKMLVVDEAHTYNGSTGSEVSMLLERLKVAIGIEKPGQIRCIATSASLGDALVDKQVLQFAEDFFHEPFSQVIRGSRVTATERLGSPYVLPSEFSHQEVFNFLRILELPNLDDNIEQWSDVLGNITPQGQLASAQSQAQGNIHKFLWFALKQHPLLHRLIDLLSRQPQQWEHVARSQELWCINLPFTLDGQVDDTDAKVALSNLLQLGTLARENPEDLPLLPVRLHLLFRSLEGVYACINPDCSGVECDPDYPQSPRYGRLYLNEKITCDYCTAPVLELGSCAQCGQAYTFTQLNNSSKLESLPRSNQGLREKENHKNIYTLTSGVLDSVIEDEEIGEIEEEISSSAPQTFTIRQRNGWIGIPSNETFSQKSQGQGEFHLAWYRHSQNNAKDLEGCYLPKCAACGTRPIRAQAINRFVAYTDEPLEAMIDSLFKILPESEAIQGGATKRKLLTFSDGRQDAAFFASDYQRNHTEILYRQMIWRAFEEVKDNDNITSMSQVINQLKLLFLETSIPHPDRDSRRNYLSYFPEDEESLDNKKDCQDASEARAKELLLREFALPFNRRYTLEAFTVLACHLESLDERLIELVSTQFEISKDEAQIFLTVLTDIIRRTGIVSIDGASRYFPETGGVENVRPEMVDVQGKSKNYLFLEKSPEERKKFQDSPSFLPKWRKDGKVSAAQNRLGWYYFQLFGERFPSREKLTWLFQQLKDSRLLVSAKNGYQLNWMKLNLQNTEEDWYQCSSCQHIAHVPGLSKVDKPTINVFGCPSYKCQGKLQPYSCEKMTRVTNEHYQQHLIKHRAPLPLRSQEHTAQLGVGELEKRENRFRRGQINMLSCSTTLEMGVDIGELQAVVLRNFPPHVSNYQQRAGRAGRRTDGVAITLMYGQRRPHDRFYFEQPEKLIAGSNQIPKLDVGNLQIQQRHLRSELLAEFLRIHNVGAEEVKIGDFFSLPQNYSAENFSSPATSLFCEFQEWLDSDRARSIAKSWIKRLKSVGTAQNVIDLFLEALSNFEREQLGDWNGLTSLLQNILQDISAESDRKKRKVLEKRRDSVEDELDKIAKRRLHDELVQASILPIYGFPIDVVRLLTGESNEYKSSQGKHRLERDRRLALGEYAPGQEIIVDDRVYQSVAIVRPGDLEQEYYWICHNCNHFLRSNQPVAIDECPVCNVEPSTAAKKMKAYKVPKAFCTEWTATPKVTPYTKPQRQPTSQVFLAGEGEKAEEFSHSGFYFLTTSQGGRFFLANQGLAPGKGFNKQGFAICKTCGYNLSERVQIANQTNNSKPKGKKPSTPSPSQLLIHNHPITGRECKGGYELLHLGHEFRSDLLKIRFDRDTKPNLLFGKVVNYRDSNTVSSVTNTANQATNGLDFWRSLTYALLAAAAQAIDIPRQELDGLFRPLTDGLAEIIIYDNVPGGAGYSKRIADNFQQVLELAYQIVTTCSCDTSCYDCLRTYSNQPFHAELKRNLIADFLRPLVEKLAPDPELQNFAPHASRVQLAQMADRLPAVSRRASEVSTIYLPSLLDRYNLNNNSPLSWFALLEDIVYSMQRSKIPLELIVNQLLEARGVASESEKTYLQVFYKRLGQWIDQGLLKLYKTPVSALPILCLNTEQQNRIALQLHQNSEIGIWEWFQTRSYEGVSTVFQRLQGLRSQAKLVTAKELEDPQTSVAFPDRNWGDLTLPQLRHKLGLDKVLLGSLSQIVYRDRYLNEKGAKILAHLLQSDGLNKNSSVTIEVLEDSQGETQKQRKHQLELALSKLKERGVSLNIIVRPWQHRVHFPHARELEVYQKDGQKFQVLFDKGIDFLEPRARDFYCVTERSYVVVTELEV from the coding sequence ATGACCAGCAAGTATCTCGACCCAATTGCAGCAGTAGAACAACCCCGCCAAGATTTTATTCGTTACTTGCTCACAGCATATCCACTGCGCGATCGCCATCTCCGTTACGCTTTGAAGCAACAACTCGAACAACCGGGGACAGTTTGGCAACATCCTTACTTAGAAGGTTCTCAACCTTACAAACCAGCTAGCAGCGTTAACAGCTTAGTCAATCAAAAGATTTTGCATCCAGAAATGGTACCGCTGTTTGTACCCAGTCAGCGCCCCCTCTACGAACATCAAGAAAAAGCTGTTACAGCAGTTATTCAAGACAAACAAAATATTGTTGTTGCGACTGGTACGGGTTCCGGGAAAACAGAGTGCTTCTTGTTACCAATGCTGGATATGCTTCTTAAAGAGGAGACAGAAGTATTGATCTCAGGGGTCAGAGCGTTGATTTTGTATCCCATGAACGCTTTGGTGAACGATCAAGTTAAGCGTCTGCGAAAGTTGCTCTGTCGTCAAACAACGATAAAAATTCGATTTGGATTTTATACAAGCCGGACAGAAACAAAGAAAGAAAAAGCCCTAGAGGCGCTAGAGCAAGAATTTGCAGCTTACGAATATAAGGAACTTGAGGAGTTATTTACAGAAACGGAAATAAAAAATTTAAAACTCCACAGTCGGGAAAAATTAATCGATAAAGCTATTGAAAAAACTCTTAAAGTTCAGTGTCTTTCCCGTGAAGAGATTTGGGAAAAACCACCTCACATATTGGTCACAAACTACTCAATGCTAGAACATATGTTGATTCGCCCAAAGGAACGCAACGAAATTTTTGGGGTATCAACATCAACGTTTAAAATGTTAGTTGTAGATGAAGCACATACTTATAACGGCTCTACTGGTAGCGAAGTCTCCATGCTATTAGAGCGTTTAAAGGTAGCAATCGGTATAGAAAAACCCGGACAAATACGCTGTATTGCTACAAGTGCGAGCTTGGGAGATGCATTAGTCGATAAGCAAGTCTTGCAGTTCGCTGAGGATTTTTTTCATGAGCCATTTAGTCAGGTTATTCGAGGTAGCCGCGTTACAGCTACAGAAAGATTGGGTAGCCCTTATGTTTTACCTTCTGAATTCAGTCATCAAGAAGTCTTTAACTTTTTGAGAATTCTAGAACTCCCCAATCTTGATGATAATATTGAGCAGTGGTCGGATGTACTTGGCAATATCACCCCACAAGGACAATTAGCATCAGCACAATCTCAAGCCCAAGGCAATATACATAAATTTCTTTGGTTTGCTCTCAAACAACATCCTCTCTTACATCGACTCATCGATCTCCTCAGCCGTCAACCCCAACAATGGGAACACGTTGCGCGATCGCAAGAATTATGGTGCATCAATCTCCCTTTCACTTTAGATGGACAAGTTGATGATACAGATGCCAAAGTAGCACTATCTAATCTACTACAATTAGGCACTCTAGCGCGTGAAAATCCTGAAGATTTGCCTTTATTACCAGTTCGTCTGCATCTTCTTTTTCGGAGTTTAGAAGGTGTTTATGCTTGTATTAATCCCGATTGTTCTGGTGTAGAATGCGATCCAGACTATCCACAGTCACCACGTTACGGTCGTCTTTATTTAAATGAAAAGATAACTTGCGATTACTGTACCGCACCAGTTTTAGAGTTGGGTAGTTGCGCTCAATGCGGTCAAGCTTATACTTTCACTCAACTAAATAATTCATCTAAATTAGAATCTCTTCCTAGATCGAATCAAGGATTGCGAGAAAAAGAAAATCATAAAAACATTTACACCCTGACTTCAGGGGTTTTAGACAGCGTCATAGAAGACGAGGAGATTGGTGAAATAGAAGAGGAAATTAGTTCTTCCGCACCACAAACTTTTACAATACGTCAGCGAAATGGTTGGATTGGGATTCCCTCCAATGAAACCTTTTCACAAAAATCTCAAGGACAAGGTGAATTTCATTTAGCTTGGTATCGTCATTCTCAAAACAATGCCAAAGATTTAGAAGGATGCTACCTTCCCAAGTGTGCGGCTTGTGGTACGAGACCGATTCGCGCTCAAGCAATTAATCGTTTTGTTGCTTACACTGATGAACCTTTAGAGGCTATGATTGATAGTCTTTTTAAGATTTTACCAGAATCAGAAGCTATTCAAGGAGGTGCTACCAAACGAAAACTCTTGACTTTTTCTGATGGTCGCCAAGATGCTGCATTTTTTGCTTCTGATTATCAGCGAAATCATACAGAAATCCTTTACCGTCAAATGATTTGGAGAGCTTTTGAAGAAGTCAAAGATAACGATAATATTACTTCAATGTCTCAAGTCATTAACCAATTAAAACTCTTATTTTTAGAAACATCAATTCCCCACCCTGACCGAGATTCACGACGTAACTACCTTAGCTATTTTCCAGAAGATGAGGAGAGTCTAGACAATAAGAAAGATTGCCAAGATGCTTCTGAAGCACGTGCGAAGGAGCTATTACTCCGAGAATTTGCTTTACCTTTTAACCGTCGTTATACATTAGAAGCATTTACGGTTTTGGCTTGTCATCTTGAATCTTTAGATGAACGCCTGATTGAGTTAGTATCTACTCAATTTGAAATTTCCAAAGATGAAGCACAAATTTTCTTGACAGTGCTTACAGATATTATTCGCCGCACGGGAATTGTGAGTATTGATGGTGCATCGCGGTACTTTCCTGAAACTGGTGGTGTTGAGAATGTTCGTCCAGAGATGGTGGACGTTCAAGGAAAATCTAAAAATTATTTGTTTCTGGAAAAATCACCAGAAGAAAGGAAAAAATTTCAAGATTCTCCTTCATTTTTGCCAAAGTGGAGAAAAGACGGAAAAGTGAGCGCAGCCCAAAATCGTCTGGGCTGGTATTATTTTCAGCTATTTGGGGAAAGATTTCCAAGTCGAGAAAAGTTAACTTGGCTTTTTCAGCAGCTTAAAGATTCTCGTTTATTAGTCAGTGCTAAAAATGGCTATCAACTCAATTGGATGAAATTGAATCTTCAGAACACAGAGGAAGATTGGTATCAATGTAGTTCTTGTCAGCACATTGCTCACGTTCCTGGTTTATCGAAAGTAGATAAACCAACAATTAATGTCTTTGGATGTCCGTCATATAAGTGTCAAGGGAAGCTTCAACCTTACTCTTGCGAAAAAATGACACGAGTCACAAACGAGCATTATCAACAGCATCTTATCAAACATCGAGCGCCGTTACCGTTGCGATCGCAAGAACACACAGCACAGCTAGGTGTTGGTGAATTAGAAAAACGGGAAAATCGTTTTCGACGCGGACAAATCAATATGCTCAGTTGTTCGACAACCTTAGAGATGGGAGTAGACATAGGGGAACTCCAAGCCGTCGTTTTGCGGAATTTTCCACCTCATGTCAGTAATTATCAGCAAAGGGCTGGACGTGCGGGAAGGCGTACTGACGGTGTTGCAATTACTTTAATGTACGGACAGCGGCGTCCTCACGATCGATTTTATTTTGAGCAGCCAGAAAAGCTCATAGCAGGTAGCAATCAAATTCCTAAATTAGATGTGGGTAACCTTCAAATTCAACAGCGTCACCTCCGATCTGAGTTACTAGCTGAGTTTTTGAGAATTCATAATGTAGGTGCAGAGGAAGTCAAAATTGGCGATTTCTTCAGTTTACCACAAAACTATTCTGCTGAAAATTTTAGCTCGCCTGCAACTTCACTGTTTTGTGAGTTTCAGGAATGGTTGGATAGTGATCGCGCTCGTTCCATTGCAAAATCTTGGATTAAGCGACTGAAGAGTGTAGGGACTGCTCAAAACGTTATCGATCTGTTTTTGGAAGCACTATCAAATTTTGAGCGAGAGCAGCTTGGAGACTGGAACGGACTGACATCACTACTGCAAAATATTCTGCAAGACATTAGCGCAGAAAGCGATCGCAAAAAACGCAAGGTGCTCGAAAAGCGGCGCGATAGTGTTGAAGATGAGCTTGATAAAATTGCCAAACGCCGACTTCATGATGAATTAGTGCAAGCCAGTATTTTGCCAATTTACGGTTTCCCTATAGATGTCGTGCGTTTACTGACAGGTGAAAGCAATGAGTACAAATCCTCTCAAGGGAAACACAGACTGGAACGCGATCGCCGTTTAGCCCTGGGTGAATATGCACCTGGTCAAGAAATAATTGTAGATGACCGAGTTTATCAAAGCGTAGCAATTGTCAGACCAGGAGATTTAGAGCAAGAATACTACTGGATTTGTCACAATTGCAATCATTTTCTTCGCTCAAATCAGCCAGTTGCGATCGATGAGTGTCCTGTCTGTAATGTAGAACCCTCAACAGCTGCTAAGAAAATGAAAGCATATAAAGTTCCCAAAGCTTTCTGTACGGAGTGGACAGCAACTCCAAAAGTGACTCCATACACCAAACCCCAACGCCAACCAACATCTCAGGTTTTCTTAGCAGGTGAAGGAGAAAAAGCAGAAGAATTTTCTCATTCTGGCTTTTATTTTCTCACAACCAGTCAAGGCGGAAGGTTCTTCCTTGCAAACCAAGGATTAGCACCCGGTAAAGGATTCAACAAGCAAGGTTTTGCGATTTGTAAAACTTGCGGTTACAACTTAAGTGAGAGGGTTCAAATAGCGAACCAAACAAATAATAGTAAGCCTAAGGGTAAAAAGCCCTCAACTCCTTCGCCATCTCAACTGCTGATTCACAATCACCCTATTACTGGGAGAGAATGTAAAGGAGGTTATGAACTGCTTCATCTAGGTCATGAATTCCGCAGCGATCTACTCAAAATAAGATTTGATAGAGATACCAAACCTAATTTGCTTTTTGGCAAAGTTGTTAATTATAGGGATAGCAATACCGTTTCATCAGTTACAAACACTGCCAATCAAGCAACTAATGGCTTGGATTTTTGGCGTTCTCTCACTTACGCTTTACTAGCCGCCGCCGCTCAAGCTATTGATATTCCACGACAAGAACTCGATGGATTGTTTAGACCTTTAACTGATGGATTGGCTGAGATTATTATATATGATAACGTGCCAGGAGGCGCTGGTTATAGCAAACGAATTGCAGACAATTTTCAACAGGTACTAGAGTTAGCTTATCAAATTGTTACCACTTGTAGCTGCGATACGAGTTGTTACGATTGTTTGAGAACTTATTCAAATCAGCCATTTCATGCTGAGTTAAAACGGAATTTAATAGCTGACTTTCTAAGACCTTTAGTAGAAAAACTTGCTCCCGATCCAGAATTACAAAACTTTGCTCCTCATGCGTCTCGCGTGCAATTAGCTCAGATGGCAGATCGCTTACCTGCAGTCTCGCGAAGGGCGAGTGAAGTGAGTACAATTTATTTACCAAGTTTGTTAGATAGGTATAATTTAAACAATAATTCACCGTTATCTTGGTTTGCATTGTTAGAAGATATTGTTTACTCAATGCAACGTAGCAAAATTCCATTAGAATTAATTGTCAATCAGTTACTAGAAGCGCGTGGTGTTGCTTCGGAGTCAGAAAAAACTTATCTACAGGTGTTCTACAAACGCTTGGGACAGTGGATAGACCAAGGATTGCTTAAACTTTATAAAACTCCCGTTAGCGCTTTGCCAATTTTGTGTCTGAATACCGAGCAACAAAACCGGATTGCTTTGCAACTTCATCAAAATTCAGAGATTGGTATATGGGAATGGTTTCAAACAAGAAGCTATGAAGGAGTCAGTACTGTTTTTCAAAGATTACAGGGTTTGCGATCACAAGCCAAGTTAGTGACAGCTAAAGAACTCGAAGATCCACAAACTTCAGTCGCATTCCCAGATAGAAATTGGGGAGATTTAACATTACCTCAGTTGCGTCATAAACTGGGATTAGACAAAGTTTTGTTAGGTAGTCTCAGCCAGATAGTGTATCGCGATCGCTACTTAAATGAAAAAGGAGCTAAAATTCTTGCCCATCTGTTACAAAGTGATGGGCTGAATAAAAATTCTTCTGTGACCATTGAGGTTTTAGAAGATTCACAAGGAGAAACACAGAAACAGAGAAAACACCAACTCGAATTAGCTCTGAGCAAACTCAAAGAAAGGGGAGTTTCTCTAAATATAATTGTTCGACCTTGGCAACATCGCGTCCATTTTCCTCACGCACGAGAACTTGAAGTCTATCAAAAAGACGGACAGAAATTTCAGGTCTTATTTGATAAGGGGATTGACTTTTTAGAGCCAAGAGCAAGGGATTTCTATTGTGTTACAGAACGAAGTTATGTTGTAGTCACTGAGTTGGAGGTGTAA